From the Gemmatimonadota bacterium genome, one window contains:
- a CDS encoding prephenate dehydratase → MSLAVAFQGELGAFSEEAVRTWFGPDVEPLPCREFRQVGEAVRSGRVPAGLLPVENTLAGTVQPAYDVLAEPGLAVVGEVILPIRHFLLGVPGATLEGLRRAISHPVALAQCGEFLSRHPGIEAVAVYDTAGAAKEVAEGKDPTVGAIAARRASKRYGLQVLAEDLQDRSDNQTRFLVIRREDGPPLPGEYTHADAGWKTALLVETENRPGALVDILQPLAEGGVNLTKLESRPGNTPWSYRFFLEFEGSPSPDAVERALEQVRARAQSVRVLGTYRPWRGPGTAS, encoded by the coding sequence ATGAGCCTCGCCGTCGCCTTCCAGGGCGAGCTGGGGGCGTTCAGCGAAGAGGCGGTCCGCACCTGGTTCGGCCCGGATGTGGAGCCGCTCCCCTGCCGGGAGTTTCGCCAGGTGGGGGAGGCGGTCCGGTCGGGTCGCGTCCCCGCGGGGCTCCTCCCGGTGGAGAACACCTTGGCCGGCACGGTCCAACCCGCTTACGACGTGCTCGCGGAACCGGGGCTCGCGGTCGTGGGCGAGGTGATCCTGCCGATCCGCCACTTTCTTCTGGGAGTCCCGGGCGCGACGCTCGAGGGACTACGGAGAGCGATTTCGCACCCGGTGGCCCTCGCACAATGTGGCGAATTCCTATCTCGGCATCCCGGGATCGAGGCCGTGGCCGTGTACGACACGGCCGGGGCGGCCAAGGAGGTCGCCGAAGGTAAGGATCCCACGGTGGGAGCCATCGCCGCACGGCGCGCGTCCAAGCGGTACGGCCTCCAGGTTCTGGCGGAGGACCTACAGGATCGGTCCGACAATCAGACGCGCTTCCTCGTAATCCGGCGGGAGGACGGTCCGCCGCTTCCCGGCGAGTACACCCACGCCGATGCGGGTTGGAAGACCGCGCTCCTCGTCGAGACGGAAAATCGGCCAGGCGCCCTCGTGGACATCCTTCAACCGCTGGCGGAGGGTGGCGTGAATCTCACGAAGCTCGAGTCACGACCCGGGAACACGCCCTGGAGCTACCGTTTTTTCTTGGAGTTCGAGGGAAGCCCTTCGCCGGACGCGGTCGAGCGGGCGCTGGAGCAGGTTCGAGCTCGCGCGCAGTCGGTGCGCGTGCTCGGCACCTATCGCCCCTGGCGCGGGCCCGGTACGGCTTCCTGA
- the leuD gene encoding 3-isopropylmalate dehydratase small subunit gives MKPFRTVTGAAVPLDRVDVDTDQIIPKQFLKRIEKTGYGDFLFFDWRYLADGSPDPEFVLNRPEYGGAPILLAGRNFGCGSSREHAAWALENFGIRAVIAPSFADIFESNCYQNGLLPVTLPDTELRTLMDRALAHPGTKVTVDLERCLVTDDRGLESPFEVDPFRRDSLLQGLDDIDLTLKELDRIRAFEEAREQIA, from the coding sequence ATGAAGCCTTTCCGCACGGTGACCGGGGCCGCGGTCCCGCTCGATCGGGTGGACGTGGACACCGATCAGATCATCCCCAAGCAGTTTCTGAAGCGGATCGAGAAGACCGGGTACGGCGACTTCCTCTTCTTCGACTGGCGTTACCTGGCCGACGGCTCTCCCGATCCGGAATTCGTGCTGAATCGCCCGGAGTATGGGGGAGCTCCGATCCTCCTCGCCGGCCGCAACTTCGGATGCGGATCCTCGCGAGAGCACGCCGCGTGGGCCCTCGAGAACTTCGGAATCCGCGCGGTCATCGCGCCGAGCTTCGCGGACATCTTCGAGAGCAACTGCTATCAGAACGGGCTCCTGCCGGTCACCCTCCCCGACACGGAGCTGCGCACCTTGATGGACCGGGCCCTCGCCCACCCCGGGACGAAAGTCACGGTGGATCTCGAGCGGTGCCTGGTGACGGACGATCGCGGCCTCGAGAGCCCCTTCGAGGTGGATCCGTTTCGGCGGGACAGTCTCCTCCAGGGACTCGACGACATCGATCTCACCCTGAAGGAGCTCGACCGCATACGCGCCTTCGAGGAGGCTCGGGAGCAAATCGCATGA
- a CDS encoding ammonium transporter, producing MLVSTFLVFIMHLGFTSVEAGLTQSKNTTNIIFKNVAIVAIGLLTYALVGFNLMYPGDFSIAGVFGFAGFGIGTDAAGLTSAYNPGYTYWTDFIFQAMFAATAATIVSGAVAERIHLPSFLIFSTIYVALVYPVLGSWQWGGGWLSERNFHDFAGSTLVHSVGGWAALAGVILLGPRLGKYVNGTIRPIPGHNLTLAAAGMFLLWFGWYGFNGGSVLSADPGMVSLVFVTTSLAAAAGIVGAMLTSWTVQKHPDLTMILNGALAGLVGITAGADAVSVTSSILIGAIAGVLVVFSVILLDKWRLDDPVGAISVHLTCGIWGTLAVGIFSSDFNFMTQLIGVAAFGAVAFPAALLIFAAVKVTLGLRVSEEEERRGLDLTEHDMEAYPEFETFSLR from the coding sequence ATGTTGGTGTCCACGTTCCTGGTGTTCATCATGCACCTGGGATTCACCAGCGTCGAAGCCGGGCTGACCCAGTCGAAGAACACCACGAACATCATCTTCAAGAATGTGGCCATCGTCGCGATCGGGCTGCTCACCTACGCGCTCGTAGGCTTCAACCTGATGTATCCGGGGGATTTCTCGATCGCCGGGGTCTTTGGTTTCGCCGGATTCGGGATCGGGACCGACGCGGCCGGGCTGACGTCCGCCTACAACCCTGGCTATACCTATTGGACCGACTTCATCTTCCAGGCGATGTTCGCCGCGACCGCCGCGACGATCGTCTCAGGCGCCGTGGCCGAGCGCATTCACCTCCCTTCTTTCCTGATCTTTTCGACGATCTACGTCGCTCTGGTTTATCCGGTCCTAGGGTCCTGGCAGTGGGGAGGAGGCTGGCTCTCGGAACGGAACTTCCACGACTTCGCGGGCTCGACGCTCGTGCATTCGGTTGGCGGCTGGGCCGCGCTCGCGGGGGTGATTCTTCTCGGGCCACGCCTGGGGAAATACGTGAACGGCACGATCCGGCCGATTCCGGGACACAACCTGACGCTGGCCGCGGCCGGAATGTTTCTCCTCTGGTTCGGTTGGTACGGCTTCAACGGGGGTTCGGTGCTCAGCGCCGATCCGGGGATGGTTTCGCTCGTTTTCGTGACCACGTCCCTCGCGGCGGCGGCCGGAATCGTCGGGGCCATGCTGACCTCATGGACGGTCCAGAAACACCCCGACCTCACGATGATCCTGAATGGGGCGCTCGCGGGGCTGGTCGGGATCACCGCCGGTGCGGACGCGGTGAGTGTGACCTCTTCCATCCTGATCGGGGCGATCGCCGGCGTGCTCGTCGTGTTTTCGGTCATCCTGCTCGACAAGTGGAGGCTGGACGACCCGGTCGGGGCGATCTCGGTGCACCTGACCTGCGGGATCTGGGGCACGCTCGCGGTGGGAATCTTCAGCAGCGACTTCAACTTCATGACCCAGCTGATCGGCGTTGCGGCCTTCGGCGCGGTGGCCTTCCCGGCCGCCCTGCTGATCTTCGCAGCGGTCAAGGTGACTCTCGGTCTCCGGGTGAGCGAGGAGGAGGAACGGCGGGGTCTGGACCTCACCGAGCACGACATGGAGGCGTACCCGGAGTTCGAGACCTTTTCCCTTCGCTGA
- a CDS encoding sigma 54-interacting transcriptional regulator, whose amino-acid sequence MVEIQDRSRWLSLLYEAATLLDESSDVRAAVKPSLVALARHMNVEYATLTVLNRRTSEILVHEAVGLTDDQRQRARYRLGEGITGRVVQTGAPVVVPTISAEPLFLNRIRSGDERTTEMAFVCVPVRLGNETIGALSVERSYGHDVSFDEDIRVLSIIASLIAHAVRLQQFTEEEAALVAENERLQRELADKYRPANIIGNSREMAPVYEMIDQVARSDATVLIRGESGTGKELIAQAVHYGSPRAKGPFIRVNCAALPEGLIESELFGHEKGAFSGAVQQRVGRFERAAGGTIFLDEIGDLTPTVQVRLLRVLQEREFERVGGNKVLDADVRVVAATNRPLEKDMEEGRFRADLYYRLNVFPIHVPPLRERRTDIILLADHFIEKYSARHGRSIVRLSTPAIDLLMAYHWPGNVRELENAIERAVLLADSDVIHARLLPPSLQMARAEDARSGPLESQVEALEKELIIDALKVSRGNRAAAARLLGITERVMGLRVQKYALE is encoded by the coding sequence TTGGTCGAAATTCAGGATCGGTCGCGCTGGCTTTCCCTCCTCTACGAGGCGGCTACGCTCCTGGACGAGTCTTCTGACGTTCGGGCGGCGGTCAAGCCCAGCCTCGTCGCGCTCGCCCGGCACATGAATGTCGAGTATGCCACTCTGACCGTTCTCAACCGGCGGACATCAGAGATTCTGGTGCATGAGGCGGTCGGCCTTACCGACGACCAGCGCCAGCGAGCGCGGTACCGCCTTGGCGAGGGTATCACCGGGCGGGTCGTCCAGACGGGTGCGCCGGTCGTGGTCCCCACCATCTCGGCCGAGCCCCTCTTCCTCAATCGAATCCGTTCGGGGGACGAACGAACTACGGAGATGGCCTTCGTCTGCGTCCCCGTCCGGCTCGGGAACGAGACGATCGGGGCGCTCAGCGTCGAGCGCTCCTACGGGCATGACGTCTCCTTCGACGAGGACATTCGCGTCCTTTCGATCATCGCCTCACTGATCGCACATGCGGTTCGGCTCCAGCAGTTCACGGAAGAGGAAGCGGCGCTCGTGGCGGAAAACGAGCGCCTCCAGAGGGAGCTGGCCGACAAATACCGTCCGGCGAACATCATCGGCAACTCTCGGGAAATGGCCCCCGTTTACGAAATGATCGACCAGGTGGCGAGGAGCGACGCCACGGTGCTCATCCGGGGGGAGAGCGGCACCGGGAAGGAGCTGATCGCGCAGGCGGTTCACTACGGGAGCCCGCGCGCGAAGGGACCTTTTATCCGCGTGAACTGCGCCGCCCTCCCCGAGGGGCTCATTGAAAGCGAGCTCTTCGGCCACGAGAAGGGTGCGTTCAGCGGAGCGGTCCAGCAGAGGGTGGGGCGCTTCGAGCGCGCTGCCGGCGGGACGATCTTCCTCGACGAGATCGGAGACCTGACTCCGACCGTCCAGGTGCGCCTCCTCCGGGTGCTCCAGGAGCGGGAATTCGAACGCGTCGGAGGAAACAAGGTCCTCGACGCCGACGTACGCGTCGTCGCGGCCACGAACCGTCCCTTGGAAAAAGACATGGAGGAGGGCCGGTTTCGGGCCGACCTCTATTACCGGCTGAACGTCTTCCCCATCCACGTCCCTCCGCTCCGGGAGCGGAGGACCGACATCATTCTCCTCGCCGACCACTTCATCGAAAAGTACAGCGCGCGGCATGGGCGATCGATCGTTCGGCTGTCGACGCCGGCGATAGACCTTCTCATGGCGTATCACTGGCCGGGGAACGTGCGCGAGCTCGAAAACGCCATCGAGCGCGCCGTGCTCCTCGCGGACAGTGACGTGATCCACGCACGGCTCCTCCCTCCGAGCCTCCAGATGGCGCGGGCCGAAGACGCCCGATCGGGTCCCTTGGAGTCCCAGGTTGAGGCGCTCGAAAAGGAGCTCATCATTGACGCGCTCAAGGTGAGCCGGGGGAACCGCGCTGCCGCGGCGCGCCTCCTCGGGATCACCGAGCGCGTCATGGGGCTGCGCGTTCAGAAATACGCCCTCGAGTGA
- a CDS encoding P-II family nitrogen regulator, with translation MKLVIAYIQPHRLHHVKKALTDVGVARMSVSNAQGCGQQRGFTETYRGTEFEVQLLKKTRLEIAVNDNFLERTKDAIIAGARTGQFGDGVIFVLELGECLRIRTGETGSPAIG, from the coding sequence ATGAAACTAGTGATCGCGTACATTCAGCCCCATCGGCTGCATCACGTGAAGAAGGCGCTGACCGACGTGGGAGTGGCGCGGATGTCGGTGTCCAACGCGCAGGGATGTGGTCAGCAGAGGGGCTTCACGGAGACCTATCGCGGGACGGAGTTCGAGGTTCAGCTCCTCAAGAAGACGCGTCTCGAGATCGCGGTGAACGACAACTTCCTCGAGCGTACCAAGGATGCCATCATCGCGGGAGCGCGCACGGGCCAGTTCGGGGACGGGGTGATCTTCGTGCTGGAGCTCGGGGAGTGCCTCCGGATCCGGACCGGGGAGACGGGGAGCCCGGCCATCGGGTAG
- the leuC gene encoding 3-isopropylmalate dehydratase large subunit, translating to MTPRTLFEKIWDAHVVPGREPGNGAAAGPDLLYIDLHLVHEVTSPQAFEGLRLASRKVRRPDRTVATVDHNVPTWPRSLPIRDDISRQQIEALRQNTQDFGIPFYDMNDPNQGIVHVIGPELGYTQPGMTIVCGDSHTSTHGAFGALAFGIGTSQVEHVLATQCLPMRKPKTLLVEVKGTLPTGVTAKDLILAIIGEIGVDGAREHVIEYAGEAIRSLSMEGRMTICNMSIEAGARAGMMAPDETTFAYVRGRGHAPQGEAFDRAVERWRTLASDPGARYDRTVIIDAAKLAPTVTWGTNPGMVVPVTGSVPSPEDFTAPDDREAAKRALEYMGLTAGTPIQEIRVDRVFIGSCTNARIEDLRNAAATLRGRKVHPDVRAMVVPGSTWVKREAEEEGLDRIFQEAGFEWREAGCSMCLGMNPDILGPGERCASTSNRNFEGRQGRGGRTHLVSPQMAAAAAVAGHFVDIRSWGNDR from the coding sequence ATGACCCCTCGCACGCTTTTCGAGAAGATCTGGGACGCGCACGTCGTCCCCGGCCGGGAGCCGGGGAACGGGGCAGCGGCGGGTCCGGACCTCCTCTACATAGATCTGCACCTCGTCCACGAGGTGACGTCGCCGCAGGCCTTCGAGGGTCTCCGTCTCGCGAGCCGGAAGGTCCGGCGGCCGGACCGGACAGTCGCGACGGTGGATCACAATGTGCCCACGTGGCCGCGCTCCCTCCCGATCCGCGACGACATCTCCCGCCAGCAGATCGAGGCGCTCCGGCAGAACACGCAGGACTTCGGGATTCCTTTTTACGACATGAACGATCCCAATCAGGGAATCGTCCACGTGATCGGACCCGAGCTCGGGTACACGCAGCCCGGGATGACGATCGTCTGCGGGGACAGCCACACTTCCACGCATGGGGCTTTCGGCGCCCTCGCCTTCGGGATCGGGACGTCCCAGGTGGAGCATGTCCTCGCCACCCAGTGCCTCCCGATGCGGAAGCCGAAGACCCTTCTCGTGGAGGTGAAGGGCACGCTTCCGACAGGGGTCACGGCCAAGGATCTGATCCTCGCGATCATCGGAGAGATTGGGGTGGACGGAGCGCGCGAACACGTCATCGAATACGCGGGCGAGGCGATTCGGTCCCTCTCCATGGAGGGGAGGATGACCATCTGCAACATGTCCATCGAGGCCGGTGCGCGGGCCGGCATGATGGCACCCGACGAGACGACTTTTGCTTACGTGCGCGGACGCGGGCACGCGCCTCAGGGGGAGGCCTTCGACCGCGCGGTGGAACGCTGGCGCACCCTCGCTTCGGACCCCGGCGCACGTTACGACCGCACCGTCATCATCGACGCGGCGAAGCTCGCGCCGACCGTGACCTGGGGAACGAACCCGGGGATGGTCGTCCCGGTGACCGGAAGCGTTCCGAGCCCGGAGGACTTCACGGCACCCGACGACCGTGAGGCGGCGAAGCGGGCGTTAGAGTACATGGGGCTCACGGCCGGAACGCCGATCCAAGAGATCCGCGTGGACCGGGTCTTCATCGGATCGTGCACGAACGCCCGGATCGAAGACCTCCGGAACGCCGCCGCGACGTTGCGTGGACGCAAAGTGCACCCCGACGTGCGGGCGATGGTCGTCCCCGGATCCACCTGGGTGAAGCGCGAGGCGGAGGAGGAGGGGCTCGACCGGATCTTCCAGGAGGCCGGGTTCGAGTGGCGGGAGGCCGGATGCTCCATGTGCCTCGGAATGAACCCCGACATTCTCGGGCCCGGAGAGCGCTGTGCCTCCACGTCGAACCGCAACTTCGAGGGGCGCCAGGGGCGCGGGGGCCGAACCCACCTCGTCAGCCCGCAGATGGCGGCTGCCGCCGCCGTGGCGGGCCACTTCGTGGACATCCGCTCCTGGGGAAACGACCGATGA
- a CDS encoding DUF3187 family protein codes for MAIHLALSGFGLGASPAALAAQGLPPYASLNPVVEMRSGLSTLPRLEPGALWHAQVTTDYGSLIEYTAVTQEKFVLDAEIFSTRVSVARAVGGHGFVLAGITWSQAGDGQLDGLFDAYHDLIGVTVTGRDLRPENDFAYRFAVGQHEFEYEKASGFLGDLRVGAGLRHHDDWQSVFSVTLPTGTAPDGYRKGVASANLTTLVHRDFGREARYGYEGTFGVGVTPRRGELQDWQRTTFFLVAQGMRARLLGPLQAYANVVFVTPYYRDTGIPELNLHELTLDLGALVRFAAGPTWLAGMTQDLAPHGPAVDVVFRLGAYW; via the coding sequence ATGGCCATCCACTTGGCCCTTTCAGGTTTCGGACTCGGCGCGTCACCGGCGGCGCTCGCCGCGCAGGGACTCCCTCCGTACGCCTCCCTCAATCCGGTGGTCGAGATGCGTTCGGGGCTGTCGACCCTGCCCCGATTGGAGCCCGGCGCACTGTGGCACGCGCAGGTGACGACCGACTATGGGAGCCTGATCGAGTACACGGCCGTCACGCAGGAGAAATTCGTGCTCGACGCGGAGATCTTTTCGACTCGCGTCTCCGTAGCGCGGGCGGTCGGAGGACATGGCTTCGTGTTGGCGGGAATCACCTGGAGCCAGGCGGGCGACGGCCAACTCGACGGGCTCTTCGACGCCTACCACGACCTGATCGGAGTGACCGTCACAGGCCGCGACCTGCGTCCTGAAAATGACTTTGCTTACCGCTTCGCGGTCGGTCAGCACGAATTCGAATACGAGAAGGCGTCGGGTTTCCTGGGAGATCTGCGCGTGGGCGCGGGTCTCCGCCACCACGATGATTGGCAAAGCGTCTTCTCCGTCACGCTCCCGACGGGCACCGCCCCGGACGGATACCGGAAGGGCGTCGCGTCGGCCAATCTCACGACTCTCGTGCATCGCGACTTCGGGAGAGAAGCTCGATACGGATATGAAGGAACGTTCGGGGTGGGGGTCACGCCCCGGCGAGGGGAGCTCCAGGATTGGCAACGAACGACCTTCTTTCTCGTGGCACAGGGAATGCGGGCCCGGTTGCTCGGGCCCTTGCAGGCCTATGCGAATGTCGTATTCGTGACTCCCTATTATCGCGACACCGGCATCCCCGAGCTCAACCTGCATGAGCTCACCCTGGATCTGGGTGCCCTCGTCCGATTCGCGGCCGGACCCACCTGGCTTGCCGGGATGACCCAGGATCTGGCGCCGCACGGGCCCGCGGTGGACGTCGTGTTTCGACTGGGGGCGTACTGGTGA
- a CDS encoding DUF6252 family protein → MPKRVALCIALAVGLALSWSVSAQIPGLQAGTVTANVDGTPFTANVSLATVDEDGTLVLTNFGNAVQIQIPDARVGTFEIRLDEDGGLVGVILGLQVRNRMIAPTSGAITIESLDGENASGSFAFEGKDLEADAPVSVTDGRFQVRLAGGG, encoded by the coding sequence ATGCCGAAGCGCGTCGCCCTTTGCATTGCTCTGGCCGTGGGACTCGCCCTCTCCTGGAGCGTCTCGGCGCAGATCCCTGGCCTTCAAGCGGGAACGGTGACCGCCAACGTGGATGGGACGCCCTTTACCGCCAATGTGAGCCTCGCGACCGTCGACGAAGACGGTACGCTCGTGCTCACAAACTTCGGCAACGCCGTCCAGATCCAAATTCCGGACGCGCGAGTGGGTACGTTCGAGATTCGGCTTGACGAGGATGGCGGCCTCGTGGGCGTGATCCTGGGACTCCAGGTCCGCAATCGGATGATCGCGCCCACCTCGGGCGCCATCACGATCGAATCCCTCGATGGCGAAAACGCGTCGGGGAGCTTTGCGTTCGAAGGGAAGGATCTGGAGGCCGACGCCCCCGTTTCGGTGACGGACGGACGATTCCAGGTGCGGTTGGCGGGCGGCGGCTGA
- a CDS encoding TorF family putative porin encodes MRRTFLAPAIIMAALSPMPGSAQEVDVSANAGWVSEYYYRGILQKASSASAGLDLAAGGFYAGTWGADVGDGAEIDVYAGYGLDLTEMASLSLGGTGYFYTGQFDDTYLEANVGLGVGPLALEYSFGQYSNFGDEVDYSFIGLTAERNGVYATIGAFGTDMALAEIGDAGKYLEAGFAFSAADLDWIISGIWNDSMLSSALDDEGEPTHELTLVAGVSKTFTIR; translated from the coding sequence ATGAGACGTACGTTCTTGGCGCCCGCGATTATCATGGCGGCGCTCTCCCCGATGCCTGGTTCCGCGCAGGAGGTCGACGTCTCGGCGAATGCGGGGTGGGTGAGCGAGTACTATTACCGAGGGATCCTTCAGAAGGCATCGTCGGCAAGCGCCGGTCTGGACCTGGCCGCCGGTGGCTTCTACGCGGGCACGTGGGGTGCCGATGTCGGGGACGGTGCGGAAATCGACGTCTATGCCGGATACGGGCTCGATCTCACCGAGATGGCCAGCCTGAGCCTCGGTGGGACGGGGTACTTCTATACGGGCCAGTTCGACGACACGTACCTCGAGGCGAATGTAGGCCTGGGGGTCGGCCCGCTCGCACTCGAATACTCGTTCGGACAGTACAGCAACTTCGGCGATGAGGTGGACTACAGCTTCATCGGGCTCACTGCCGAGCGGAATGGGGTCTACGCCACGATCGGTGCCTTTGGGACCGACATGGCGCTGGCCGAGATAGGCGACGCCGGGAAGTACCTCGAAGCCGGCTTCGCCTTTTCCGCCGCCGACCTGGACTGGATCATCTCCGGGATCTGGAATGACTCGATGCTTTCCAGCGCGCTGGACGACGAGGGTGAGCCCACGCACGAGTTGACCCTCGTGGCCGGTGTCAGCAAGACTTTCACGATCCGTTGA